One Mycolicibacterium aubagnense genomic region harbors:
- a CDS encoding DNA-methyltransferase: MTVHFQDSTVTLHCGRALDSARDLPDESVNCIVTSPPYYNLRDYGIDGQYGMERTPGEYVENLRTLFTELHRVLSRDGTLWLNLGDTYSARADASAGPTAGRGRPRVMPGRSNTTAGIGPKQKLGLPWRVALALQDTGWILRNDIVWHKTNALPESVSDRLASRHEYLFLFAKSPRYWFDLDAIRQPQQSLHERHEGRSGYREDHPSAGGIETRSLHPLGGNPGDVWDIPAGKFPGKHFAVYPVALPQKCILAGCKPGGTVLDPFSGSGTTGLAAQRTGRRYIGIDINADYLEMSLRTRLRDAPIDFDAEHSLAGPTTGRRPA; encoded by the coding sequence ATGACCGTGCACTTCCAAGACAGCACTGTCACTCTTCACTGCGGACGTGCCCTGGACAGCGCCCGAGACCTGCCCGACGAATCGGTCAACTGCATCGTCACCAGTCCGCCGTACTACAACCTGCGCGACTACGGAATTGACGGCCAGTACGGAATGGAACGCACGCCAGGGGAGTACGTCGAGAACCTCCGCACCCTGTTCACCGAACTGCACCGTGTCCTGTCGCGGGACGGAACGCTGTGGCTCAACCTCGGCGACACCTACTCCGCTCGCGCTGACGCCTCAGCCGGGCCCACTGCAGGCCGGGGACGCCCCCGCGTCATGCCGGGCCGGTCCAATACGACCGCCGGCATCGGTCCCAAGCAGAAGCTCGGCCTGCCCTGGCGTGTGGCACTCGCGCTGCAGGACACCGGGTGGATTCTGCGCAACGACATCGTGTGGCACAAGACCAACGCGCTGCCCGAGTCGGTGAGCGACCGCCTCGCTAGCCGCCACGAGTACCTGTTCCTGTTTGCCAAATCGCCGCGCTACTGGTTCGACCTCGATGCTATTCGCCAGCCGCAGCAGTCCCTTCATGAACGACACGAAGGACGCAGCGGATACCGCGAGGACCACCCCAGTGCCGGCGGTATCGAGACCCGCTCCCTGCACCCGCTTGGCGGCAATCCCGGCGACGTGTGGGACATCCCCGCAGGGAAGTTCCCCGGAAAGCACTTTGCCGTGTATCCCGTTGCCCTACCCCAAAAATGCATCCTGGCCGGCTGCAAACCAGGCGGCACCGTGCTCGACCCATTCAGCGGCAGCGGCACCACCGGACTAGCAGCCCAGCGAACCGGACGTCGCTACATCGGCATCGACATCAACGCCGACTACCTCGAAATGTCGCTGCGTACTCGGCTTCGCGACGCCCCGATCGACTTCGACGCCGAACACTCCCTCGCGGGACCCACCACCGGGCGGCGACCCGCATGA
- a CDS encoding WhiB family transcriptional regulator encodes MGTRRPTGPLTADIGLCAYEDPEIFHKQTCDLAARICANCPVIVGCGEAAIKMGVTEGFFAGVKLPGERYDGSLEKAYAEIAAIIEKRRHDPPAVRRHKELLRAAAHYAASLPTGELEDAVEGHQGTDAQRRAALSRRAAKFVPKLPNREDLSRHAAMFAPDQPGQASA; translated from the coding sequence ATGGGAACTCGCCGCCCGACTGGCCCACTCACCGCAGACATCGGTCTGTGCGCCTACGAAGACCCAGAAATCTTCCACAAGCAGACATGCGACCTCGCCGCCCGCATCTGCGCGAACTGCCCGGTGATCGTCGGCTGCGGCGAAGCGGCCATCAAGATGGGCGTCACCGAAGGCTTCTTCGCCGGAGTCAAACTCCCCGGTGAACGCTACGACGGCTCGTTGGAAAAGGCGTACGCAGAGATCGCCGCCATCATCGAGAAACGCCGCCACGATCCCCCCGCCGTGCGCCGGCACAAAGAACTCCTGCGCGCCGCCGCCCACTACGCCGCCTCGCTGCCCACCGGCGAACTCGAGGACGCGGTCGAGGGCCACCAGGGCACCGACGCCCAGCGCCGCGCCGCCCTCTCACGACGCGCGGCCAAGTTCGTGCCGAAACTGCCCAATCGAGAAGACCTCTCCCGGCACGCCGCAATGTTCGCGCCGGACCAACCCGGCCAAGCCAGTGCCTAG
- a CDS encoding helix-turn-helix domain-containing protein has product MTADADTTPTEALLRVGQFVKRRRRERGFASQQELADAAEVTLSTAALLERGKTFPRSVNLAKFEAALAVPPGTLRAIRDNLPLPEERGTATAPPLPPSTAAVSGTSKTDVLAIATVAAELASVCAGILVESGPGTSQAKAGINMLSEHLFRLESLITALFLDSDNVAMDEVLAAMKAVHDQRIAVRDLAANF; this is encoded by the coding sequence GTGACAGCAGACGCAGACACGACACCGACCGAGGCGCTCCTGCGCGTCGGGCAGTTCGTCAAGCGCCGGCGGCGTGAGCGAGGCTTCGCCAGCCAGCAGGAGCTAGCCGATGCAGCCGAAGTCACCTTGAGCACGGCCGCGCTCCTGGAGCGGGGTAAGACCTTCCCAAGGTCGGTCAACCTGGCCAAGTTCGAAGCCGCTCTCGCGGTGCCGCCAGGCACACTCCGCGCGATCCGCGACAACCTGCCCCTTCCGGAGGAGCGCGGCACCGCCACCGCTCCCCCGCTACCACCGAGCACTGCCGCGGTATCAGGCACGAGTAAAACCGATGTGCTGGCGATCGCTACCGTCGCCGCCGAACTCGCCAGCGTGTGCGCGGGGATTCTCGTTGAATCCGGCCCGGGCACCAGTCAGGCCAAAGCAGGCATCAACATGCTCTCCGAGCACTTGTTCCGGCTGGAATCACTGATCACGGCATTGTTCCTTGACAGCGACAACGTCGCTATGGACGAAGTCTTGGCGGCCATGAAAGCTGTACACGATCAGCGCATCGCCGTGCGCGACCTCGCGGCGAACTTCTAA
- a CDS encoding nucleic acid-binding protein → MTTTVDHTNDTQSGSLLEALTTRVPEIAYGFVDIAAIAAEPGIGTKIAVRATIAGVDPVGACIGRAGLRIRDVERELGEHITIVAHHSQPLLFIQNAVGVPVVAADITDPIRRHITLTIAPGVYSRAMGRAGGNLRLARALTGWSIRLLPATRPELMCHNTARTDKESA, encoded by the coding sequence GTGACCACGACCGTCGACCACACCAATGACACCCAATCCGGCTCACTGCTCGAAGCCCTCACCACCCGTGTCCCCGAAATCGCCTACGGCTTCGTCGACATCGCCGCGATCGCGGCCGAACCGGGCATCGGCACCAAAATCGCCGTCCGCGCCACCATCGCCGGGGTTGATCCTGTCGGAGCCTGCATCGGGCGAGCTGGACTACGCATACGAGACGTCGAACGCGAACTCGGCGAACACATCACCATCGTCGCCCATCACAGCCAGCCGCTGCTTTTCATCCAAAACGCCGTCGGAGTCCCCGTCGTCGCAGCCGACATCACCGACCCCATCCGCCGCCACATCACCCTCACCATCGCGCCCGGCGTCTACTCCCGAGCCATGGGCCGCGCCGGCGGCAACCTGCGCCTGGCCCGGGCCTTGACCGGCTGGTCCATCCGCCTGCTGCCCGCCACAAGGCCAGAACTGATGTGCCACAACACTGCTCGAACCGACAAGGAATCCGCATGA
- a CDS encoding C40 family peptidase encodes MSLHALVAEAGQALNAARGLFGPAPQGPVWSSTSGLAQGRQGVTDVGQLASQSWLGAGGKQFVASNAAQAAGLDAITDADGATAPGMPAGAKAAGAGGAGMDGVIDNTRSGVAAIAPSTGTPAGKVELVNHLQGQLDRAKALLKASERRNIALAQMLRGGAAGYGGGAGGGSPMGGMSPMGGGGGGGMGRGGGMGMPDFSGFAALGRRGSEGQHDLGDPQFPWSQPQGPTGTADMAVKAAMTKLGKPYVWGAKGPNAFDCSGLVHWSYGQAGVTVGGDTYSLIKEGTPVAPGDVRRGDAIFPSSSFGEMGKAGPGHVMLAISPTQVIEAQQTGVPIKISPMPKSFVARRLAG; translated from the coding sequence ATGTCGCTGCATGCTTTGGTGGCCGAGGCCGGCCAGGCGCTCAATGCGGCGCGTGGGCTGTTTGGTCCGGCGCCGCAGGGTCCGGTGTGGTCGAGCACGTCGGGGCTGGCCCAGGGGCGTCAAGGCGTCACGGATGTGGGCCAGTTGGCGTCGCAGTCCTGGTTGGGTGCTGGAGGTAAGCAGTTCGTCGCCTCGAATGCGGCTCAGGCTGCGGGTCTGGATGCAATCACCGATGCCGATGGTGCGACCGCCCCGGGTATGCCGGCCGGGGCCAAGGCCGCCGGCGCCGGGGGAGCGGGGATGGACGGGGTCATTGACAACACCCGTTCGGGTGTGGCGGCGATCGCGCCGTCGACCGGGACCCCGGCAGGCAAGGTGGAGCTGGTCAATCATTTGCAGGGCCAGCTCGATCGGGCCAAAGCACTCCTGAAAGCCTCTGAACGCCGCAATATCGCGCTCGCACAAATGCTGCGCGGCGGGGCCGCCGGATACGGTGGCGGTGCCGGTGGCGGCTCACCCATGGGAGGTATGTCCCCGATGGGCGGGGGAGGAGGCGGCGGCATGGGCCGTGGCGGCGGCATGGGAATGCCGGACTTTTCGGGGTTCGCTGCACTCGGTCGCCGCGGTAGCGAAGGACAGCACGACCTCGGCGATCCGCAGTTTCCATGGAGCCAACCGCAGGGTCCAACAGGCACCGCCGACATGGCCGTCAAAGCCGCTATGACGAAACTCGGAAAGCCCTACGTATGGGGTGCCAAGGGCCCCAACGCATTTGACTGCTCCGGGCTGGTGCACTGGTCGTACGGGCAGGCCGGTGTCACGGTCGGTGGCGACACCTACTCACTTATCAAAGAAGGCACACCCGTCGCCCCTGGGGACGTCCGCAGAGGCGATGCGATCTTCCCGTCCTCATCATTCGGGGAAATGGGTAAGGCCGGCCCAGGCCATGTGATGCTCGCTATTTCGCCGACGCAGGTGATCGAGGCCCAACAAACGGGTGTGCCCATCAAGATTTCCCCTATGCCCAAATCGTTCGTCGCTCGCCGTCTCGCCGGCTGA
- a CDS encoding alpha/beta fold hydrolase, whose translation MTAALLAPTPAPRTKPITAAPATRELIVLTDDGTRLAVRDYHPANAEVAVVLTHGWCLSRESWDRQRRYLIDQWGHRARVIDYDHRGHGRSDAATVATATPAQLADDLATVITALNVTTPLVLAGHSMGAMSVLEFMARDHRPVEPGGLVLVATAAHHVAEHGLGRMLATPATGTLHHLVPYLPDHILRRLVGPVCAAVGRCVHCGGDEQATLCTLAASAIARTPLSTAVGFLPGLRSYDAYRALSTITAHTVVVSGGLDLLTPAVHAHEMVAAIDGAEHIHLPHVGHMVLTEAATAVNDALGRVLHKCLRSNP comes from the coding sequence ATGACCGCCGCCCTGCTGGCCCCCACACCAGCACCGCGCACCAAGCCGATCACCGCCGCGCCCGCGACGCGTGAACTGATCGTGCTCACCGACGACGGCACCCGACTCGCCGTGCGCGACTACCACCCGGCCAACGCCGAAGTCGCGGTGGTTCTCACGCACGGCTGGTGCCTGTCCCGAGAAAGCTGGGATCGCCAGCGCCGCTACCTGATCGACCAATGGGGCCACCGCGCCCGGGTCATCGACTACGACCACCGCGGCCACGGCCGATCCGATGCCGCAACCGTCGCCACCGCCACCCCCGCGCAGCTCGCCGACGACCTGGCCACCGTCATCACCGCCCTCAACGTCACCACGCCCCTGGTCCTAGCCGGCCACTCGATGGGCGCGATGTCCGTCCTGGAGTTCATGGCCCGAGACCACCGCCCCGTCGAGCCCGGCGGCCTGGTCCTCGTGGCCACAGCCGCCCACCACGTCGCCGAACACGGCCTCGGCCGAATGCTCGCCACCCCGGCCACCGGCACCCTGCACCACCTGGTGCCCTACCTTCCCGACCACATCCTGCGGCGCCTGGTCGGCCCCGTATGCGCCGCCGTCGGACGCTGCGTGCACTGCGGCGGCGACGAACAGGCCACCCTGTGCACGCTCGCTGCCTCCGCGATCGCCCGCACCCCACTGTCGACCGCCGTGGGCTTCCTGCCCGGCCTGCGCAGCTACGACGCCTACCGGGCACTGAGCACCATCACCGCCCACACCGTCGTGGTCTCGGGCGGATTGGACCTGCTCACCCCCGCTGTCCACGCCCACGAAATGGTCGCCGCCATCGACGGCGCCGAGCACATTCACCTGCCTCACGTCGGGCACATGGTGCTGACCGAGGCCGCCACCGCCGTCAACGACGCACTCGGGCGCGTCCTGCACAAATGCCTCCGGAGCAACCCATGA
- a CDS encoding DEAD/DEAH box helicase family protein has product MRANIAALELLHTLQAAARPATLPEQRVLAAWSGWGALPQVFDLRNDDFAAEREQLQKSLTKEQYRSAEASILNAHYTDPALSQVIWQALQQAGFSGGRVLEPGCGSGNFIAHAPDDAVMVGVESDPITAGIAALLYPSAQVRSEGFETTRVPEASFTATVGNVPFGRYALTDPAHNPARLNIHNHFIVKSLALTAPGGYVAVLTSRYTMDAANTTARKIIAEYADLITAVRLPSNAFSRVAGTQVVTDLLVLRRQDPDAPPRTELPTWVNTVDHDLIDDTTDAAETVPLNSFFASHPDHVLGSIELGRGLHGSPSMTVRPTPGVDLVDALAERLHAAIGAAVQRGYGLTATAADLTDVSPEVFDPGLITEANRKREPDLYTLRYNEADQRIEHWTGDRWEPAKTPKTLVAETRELIGLRDVAVSLNAAQRDGRSAADRAVLRGHLNTLYDNYVRRHGPINRFTLVQRTLTQKQHDDRLAKLEKEWREDEGTPGRPYRGAVPEDLAAQWEEQASKPLSPVMRRRHLDGGMRYDPGWGRVASLEIFDEDTGTATKAAIFSTDVLIAPIERTTADTPEEALAMSMDRTQRVDVELIASLLGVDIADARDLLHGLVYPSVHDPEELVPATTALSGNVRTKLTAALAAAETNPAYNGYVRALQAAMPPQRQAEDISVRAGAPWIPAALVAAFAEKTFGVTDVTAEHLGGRWVVEVPSHKRHGRLMCDEFGLDQKGFDAVSLLEAACNSKSVVVTDDDGVLVPQATFAAQAKMTRINEEFARWLWSDPQRTDHLVAEYNRRFNSLRAPVYDGSHLQFPGMSNRYTPHYYQRNAVARIVSEPSTLISHVVGAGKSGTMFAAAMELRRLGLTRQPWLVVPNSIIEQAGREALQWYPAARVLVGAAATTEDGRRRFIAQTASSEWDLVIIPESAFVKINVSKEMRLDYIENQLDALRTQLDHATSDRSKKRIELAIKNARTRLENLQAAASKDRGMRFEETGCDYLLVDEAHNYKNLARQCNIEELSYAKGSQRSEDLALKLLMLRQRRHDEALSKGIPEHRVVERVASFATGTPIANSLGELWVMQQYLRPDILKDAGVYDLGDWGAAFTTTTTSIEVNTTATRMRPVTRVGKFTNLPELVALSSTFTDVVTRDMVPVQLPPLITGQRQVIKLEPDLEVKDFIADLGHRLESLDPRNPRRDNPLKISTDGRNVSLDPRLAHLPAPKRSRSAAAAELMIDIDRRYADREYTHPETGLPAGTGALQIVFCDRGTPSQKPGQFTIYQSLKDELIARGMPADRIRFVHEARNPQEMKSLFAQCNRGDVSVLVGSTEKMGTGVNIQARAAALYHLDVPHRPCDLEQREGRIRRQGNQNLDGISIFTFVTESTYDTVMWQRIQAKALFIEQMQRNDVTDTEIDDIEDHPGGDIGSAAAETKAIATGDPRYVRQVELDDKVKRLSALQRAHDQSTRSRDWQVRTLESSIPKTQKAIEDLAPIAAAADKRIEAGGPPRIQIGTNTYTERPPAAQALAEACRRAYAAGKDRGASRYEPLGVSINGLELLTARDLANDQLLIRLAVASRTTDIDGLELMSTGSGLGADVNGPKQLGLLRRVENLYNGLPEHQLRIQRDLARDQAVLEDLLDNPPQPFEHAAELSDAKAELSTLTLELRMAADSPEAKARAAAAQQRMEARGRKPGWSLLLNPTPEVLEESGFPTADALRRAIRTRERMRLETRDHDLGRGPETPGHDL; this is encoded by the coding sequence GTGCGCGCCAACATCGCAGCTCTTGAGCTCCTGCACACTCTGCAGGCCGCCGCACGTCCAGCCACGCTGCCCGAACAGCGTGTCCTGGCCGCCTGGTCCGGGTGGGGCGCTTTACCGCAGGTTTTCGACCTCCGCAACGACGACTTCGCCGCCGAGCGCGAACAACTGCAGAAGTCGCTGACCAAAGAGCAGTACCGCAGCGCCGAAGCTTCGATTCTCAACGCCCACTACACCGACCCCGCGCTGTCTCAGGTCATCTGGCAAGCGCTGCAGCAAGCAGGTTTCTCCGGCGGACGCGTCCTCGAACCCGGCTGCGGCAGCGGCAATTTCATCGCCCATGCACCCGACGATGCGGTGATGGTCGGCGTGGAAAGCGATCCGATCACCGCCGGCATCGCTGCGCTGCTCTACCCGTCAGCGCAGGTGCGAAGCGAAGGTTTCGAAACGACCCGCGTCCCGGAGGCCTCGTTCACCGCGACCGTCGGCAATGTCCCGTTCGGCCGCTACGCCCTCACCGACCCGGCCCACAACCCGGCACGCCTGAACATCCACAACCATTTCATCGTCAAATCGCTCGCGCTCACCGCTCCAGGCGGGTACGTCGCGGTCCTGACCTCGCGGTACACGATGGATGCGGCCAATACCACCGCACGCAAGATCATCGCCGAATACGCCGACCTGATCACCGCGGTACGCCTGCCCTCAAACGCGTTTTCCCGCGTCGCCGGCACCCAAGTCGTCACCGACCTGCTCGTGCTGCGCCGCCAAGACCCCGACGCCCCACCCCGCACCGAGCTACCGACATGGGTCAACACCGTCGACCACGACCTGATCGACGACACCACCGACGCCGCCGAGACCGTGCCGCTCAACAGCTTCTTCGCTTCGCACCCCGATCACGTCCTGGGCAGTATCGAACTGGGACGAGGGCTACACGGGTCGCCGTCGATGACCGTGCGCCCCACCCCGGGCGTCGACCTCGTCGACGCGCTCGCCGAGCGCCTGCACGCCGCGATCGGGGCCGCGGTGCAGCGCGGCTACGGCCTGACCGCCACCGCCGCCGACCTCACCGACGTCTCGCCCGAGGTCTTCGATCCCGGTTTGATCACCGAGGCCAACAGGAAACGCGAGCCCGACCTTTACACGCTGCGGTACAACGAGGCCGATCAGCGCATCGAGCATTGGACCGGTGACCGCTGGGAGCCCGCCAAGACCCCCAAGACCCTCGTGGCAGAAACGCGCGAGCTGATCGGGCTGCGCGATGTCGCCGTCAGCCTCAACGCCGCCCAACGTGACGGCCGCTCGGCCGCCGACCGGGCCGTGCTGCGCGGGCACCTCAACACCCTGTACGACAACTACGTTCGCCGTCACGGCCCGATCAACCGGTTCACCCTCGTACAGCGCACCCTCACCCAAAAGCAACACGATGACCGCCTCGCCAAGCTGGAAAAAGAGTGGCGCGAAGACGAAGGCACCCCCGGGCGCCCCTACCGCGGCGCGGTCCCCGAGGACCTTGCCGCCCAATGGGAAGAACAGGCCTCCAAACCGCTCAGCCCGGTCATGCGCCGCCGCCACCTCGATGGCGGCATGCGATACGACCCCGGATGGGGACGCGTTGCCTCCCTGGAGATTTTCGACGAGGACACCGGCACCGCCACCAAAGCCGCCATCTTCTCCACCGATGTCCTGATCGCCCCGATCGAGCGCACCACCGCCGATACGCCCGAAGAGGCGCTCGCGATGAGCATGGACCGCACCCAGCGCGTCGACGTCGAACTGATCGCCTCGCTGCTGGGCGTGGACATCGCCGATGCCCGCGACCTACTCCACGGACTGGTCTACCCGAGCGTGCACGACCCCGAGGAATTGGTGCCGGCGACCACCGCCCTGTCGGGCAACGTGCGCACCAAGCTCACCGCGGCGCTCGCGGCCGCCGAAACCAACCCCGCCTACAACGGCTACGTCCGCGCGCTCCAGGCGGCCATGCCGCCGCAGCGCCAGGCCGAAGACATCAGCGTCCGGGCCGGAGCGCCATGGATACCGGCGGCGCTGGTGGCCGCGTTCGCGGAGAAAACCTTCGGCGTCACCGACGTCACGGCCGAACACCTCGGCGGCCGCTGGGTGGTCGAAGTCCCGTCGCACAAGCGCCACGGCCGGTTGATGTGCGACGAATTCGGCTTGGACCAAAAAGGATTCGACGCGGTCAGCCTCCTGGAGGCGGCGTGCAACTCCAAGTCGGTCGTCGTCACCGATGACGATGGTGTCCTGGTGCCCCAGGCGACGTTCGCCGCCCAGGCCAAGATGACCCGGATCAACGAAGAATTCGCCCGCTGGCTCTGGAGCGACCCGCAGCGCACCGACCATCTCGTGGCCGAATACAACCGACGGTTCAACTCGCTGCGGGCACCGGTCTATGACGGCTCGCACCTGCAATTCCCCGGCATGTCCAATCGGTACACCCCGCACTACTATCAGCGAAATGCCGTGGCCCGCATCGTCTCCGAGCCATCGACGCTCATCTCGCATGTTGTCGGTGCCGGAAAATCCGGGACCATGTTCGCCGCCGCGATGGAGCTGCGCCGCCTCGGCCTTACCCGCCAGCCCTGGCTGGTAGTGCCCAACTCCATCATCGAGCAAGCCGGTCGCGAAGCCCTGCAGTGGTATCCGGCCGCCCGAGTGCTGGTCGGCGCGGCCGCGACCACCGAAGACGGACGCCGCCGCTTCATCGCCCAAACCGCCTCCAGCGAATGGGACTTGGTGATCATCCCCGAATCGGCCTTCGTCAAGATCAACGTCTCCAAAGAGATGCGCCTGGACTACATCGAAAACCAACTCGATGCACTGCGCACCCAACTCGACCACGCCACCAGCGACCGCAGCAAAAAACGTATCGAACTGGCCATCAAGAACGCCCGCACCCGCCTGGAGAACCTGCAGGCAGCCGCATCCAAAGACCGGGGCATGCGGTTCGAGGAAACCGGGTGCGACTACTTGCTAGTGGACGAGGCGCACAACTACAAAAACCTTGCCCGCCAATGCAATATCGAAGAACTGTCGTACGCCAAAGGTTCGCAGAGATCCGAAGACCTGGCCCTCAAACTGCTGATGCTGCGGCAACGCCGCCACGATGAGGCCCTGTCCAAAGGCATCCCCGAACATCGCGTCGTGGAACGCGTCGCCAGCTTCGCGACCGGAACCCCGATCGCCAACAGCTTGGGCGAATTGTGGGTCATGCAGCAGTATTTGAGGCCCGACATCCTCAAAGACGCTGGTGTCTACGACCTGGGGGACTGGGGAGCGGCGTTCACCACCACCACAACCAGCATCGAAGTCAACACCACGGCCACCCGCATGCGACCGGTCACCCGAGTCGGGAAATTCACCAATCTCCCTGAACTGGTTGCCTTGTCATCGACGTTCACCGACGTCGTGACCCGCGACATGGTGCCCGTCCAACTGCCTCCGCTGATCACCGGTCAGCGGCAGGTCATCAAGCTCGAACCCGACCTCGAAGTCAAAGACTTCATCGCCGACCTCGGGCACCGACTGGAAAGCCTCGACCCGCGCAACCCGCGCCGAGACAACCCGCTCAAAATCAGCACCGATGGCCGCAACGTCTCCCTCGATCCCCGGCTGGCGCACCTGCCCGCGCCCAAACGCAGCCGCTCGGCCGCCGCCGCCGAACTCATGATCGACATCGACCGCCGCTACGCCGACCGCGAATACACCCACCCCGAGACCGGGCTGCCCGCAGGCACAGGCGCACTGCAGATCGTGTTCTGCGACCGCGGCACCCCGTCCCAAAAACCTGGCCAATTCACCATCTACCAGAGCCTCAAAGACGAACTCATCGCCCGGGGCATGCCCGCCGACAGAATCCGGTTCGTGCACGAAGCCCGCAACCCGCAAGAGATGAAATCCCTTTTCGCGCAATGCAATAGGGGCGATGTCTCCGTATTGGTTGGTAGCACCGAGAAGATGGGCACCGGCGTGAACATCCAAGCGCGCGCCGCCGCGCTCTACCACCTCGATGTCCCTCACCGGCCGTGTGATTTGGAACAGCGCGAAGGACGCATCCGCCGCCAGGGTAACCAAAACCTGGACGGCATCAGCATTTTCACGTTCGTCACCGAATCGACCTACGACACGGTCATGTGGCAGCGCATCCAAGCCAAGGCCCTGTTCATCGAGCAGATGCAGCGCAACGATGTCACCGACACCGAAATCGACGACATCGAAGACCACCCCGGAGGAGACATCGGTAGCGCCGCCGCCGAAACCAAAGCCATCGCCACCGGAGACCCACGATACGTCCGTCAAGTCGAGCTCGACGACAAGGTCAAACGCCTCAGCGCCCTGCAACGCGCCCACGACCAATCGACCCGCAGCCGCGACTGGCAGGTGCGCACCCTCGAAAGCTCAATCCCCAAGACCCAGAAGGCCATCGAAGACCTCGCACCGATCGCTGCCGCCGCAGACAAGCGCATCGAAGCCGGCGGCCCGCCACGCATCCAGATCGGTACCAACACCTACACCGAACGGCCCCCGGCCGCCCAAGCCCTTGCCGAAGCGTGCCGCCGCGCCTACGCGGCAGGAAAAGACCGCGGCGCCAGCCGTTACGAACCACTCGGGGTCAGCATCAACGGCCTCGAACTCCTCACCGCCCGCGACCTGGCCAACGACCAACTGCTCATCCGCCTCGCCGTTGCTTCCCGCACCACCGACATCGACGGCCTCGAACTGATGTCCACCGGATCAGGACTCGGCGCCGACGTCAACGGCCCCAAGCAACTCGGACTGCTACGCAGGGTCGAAAACCTCTACAACGGCCTGCCCGAGCACCAGCTGCGCATCCAACGTGACCTGGCCCGCGACCAAGCCGTCCTCGAGGACCTGCTCGACAACCCACCGCAGCCCTTCGAGCACGCGGCCGAACTTAGCGACGCCAAAGCCGAACTCAGCACCCTCACCCTTGAGCTGCGCATGGCAGCCGACTCACCGGAGGCCAAGGCACGCGCGGCGGCAGCCCAACAGCGCATGGAGGCACGTGGCCGCAAACCCGGCTGGTCCCTGTTGCTCAACCCGACACCAGAAGTGCTGGAGGAAAGCGGTTTCCCCACCGCCGACGCACTGCGCCGCGCCATCAGAACCAGGGAACGGATGCGCCTTGAAACCCGCGACCACGACCTTGGTCGTGGCCCGGAAACGCCCGGCCATGACCTCTAA
- a CDS encoding transglycosylase SLT domain-containing protein, with translation MSLHALVAEAGQALNAARGLFGPAPQGPVWSSTSGLAQGRQGVTDVGQLASQSWLGAGGKQFVASNAAQAAGLDAITDADGATAPGMPAGAKAAGAGGAGMDGVIDNTRSGVAAIAPSTGTPAGKVELVNHLQGQLDRAKALLKASQQRSVELSALLRRGAGGYGMGGGRPGAMGGMPMGMPGGGIGMPSLGGMTRPDLSALTSLMRPRKGERPEPRSGLTMHEPLPSGPGPERVRAAIRNALTAKGITDPAARARWEAGMMTVVSRESNFNPNAVNRSDSNAQRGDPSSGSFQFTGATFRAHHEPGTSNDPRDEQAAAAAFINYARSRYGVAWDGSNLARNIQQADPTRPPHGY, from the coding sequence ATGTCGCTGCATGCTTTGGTGGCCGAGGCCGGCCAGGCGCTCAATGCGGCGCGTGGGCTGTTTGGTCCGGCGCCGCAGGGTCCGGTGTGGTCGAGCACGTCGGGGCTGGCCCAGGGGCGTCAAGGCGTCACGGATGTGGGCCAGTTGGCGTCGCAGTCCTGGTTGGGTGCTGGAGGTAAGCAGTTCGTCGCCTCGAATGCGGCTCAGGCTGCGGGTCTGGATGCAATCACCGATGCCGATGGTGCGACCGCCCCGGGTATGCCGGCCGGGGCCAAGGCCGCCGGCGCCGGGGGAGCGGGGATGGACGGGGTCATTGACAACACCCGTTCGGGTGTGGCGGCGATCGCGCCGTCGACCGGGACCCCGGCAGGCAAGGTGGAGCTGGTCAATCATTTGCAGGGCCAGCTCGATCGGGCCAAAGCACTCCTGAAAGCCTCCCAACAGCGCAGCGTCGAACTGAGCGCCTTGCTACGACGCGGCGCGGGTGGCTACGGAATGGGCGGTGGCAGACCCGGCGCCATGGGCGGTATGCCTATGGGCATGCCCGGCGGCGGTATCGGCATGCCCTCACTCGGCGGCATGACGCGCCCGGACCTCAGCGCACTGACGAGCCTGATGCGTCCACGCAAGGGCGAGCGGCCAGAACCCCGCTCCGGCTTGACGATGCACGAGCCCCTCCCGTCCGGGCCCGGCCCTGAACGGGTGCGCGCCGCAATCCGCAACGCCCTGACCGCCAAAGGCATCACCGATCCCGCGGCCCGGGCCCGCTGGGAAGCCGGCATGATGACCGTCGTCTCGCGCGAATCCAACTTCAACCCCAACGCAGTCAACCGCAGCGACAGCAACGCCCAACGCGGCGATCCGAGCAGCGGAAGTTTCCAGTTCACCGGGGCCACATTTCGCGCCCACCATGAACCGGGCACATCGAACGACCCCAGAGATGAACAGGCGGCCGCGGCCGCGTTCATCAACTACGCCCGCTCCCGCTACGGGGTCGCCTGGGACGGATCGAATCTCGCGCGGAACATCCAGCAAGCCGATCCCACACGCCCGCCACACGGCTACTGA